Sequence from the Numida meleagris isolate 19003 breed g44 Domestic line chromosome 2, NumMel1.0, whole genome shotgun sequence genome:
ATAAGGGCTTTGTCTGGCCACATAACATCCAATGATTTCCCATagttcttttaaagaaaattgctcTAATGCACCCTTATCCATATGTATTTGATTTTAAGAAGGACATGAAACACCCTGAGATGTATTGGATTGACAGTGCACTTCAGCAGTAATAGAAAAGTTAGAATTAGTTTCCTTACCTTCAAATCTTACCAAAACAGCAAGTTTACTGTGTTTCATACTACACCCTCTTATTTCTTAAAACGAacattgaagagaaaaatgtaccTTGTTCTTTGCTCTTGGCTTGGGGTGAGAGACTACCACGTATTTGTCCAGTGAATTTGGGCTTAGCACCACTTCTAATCCAATACTCTTCAGGTGGTATCCCCATGCTCTCCGTCAGTCTTCCTAATAGAAgagttgatttaaaaaaaaaaaatcagtattttgctTGCTAATGTTAATATACTGTTCAATCAACCAGACAACTTGCCAGAATGCAAAGCTAGCCACTGAATCTTAAgagtctttcagaaataaaaacataactTTATGGAGACCACATGATAAAAATTGCAGATTACAGGCTGCTTTAGTTAAATCCAGAGattttgttaaagaaaagagaaagaacactACCTGTGCTACTAGAAGTAGATCCTGTTTTAGATACTTTTCATAATGAGACTATACTAAACAGCAACCTCTTGGTGTACCAGTTATGAACTTTAGTAATTCTGCTTATTCTCACTTCCAATTAATCCAATTTCTACTAGCATCCACTTTTAATAAAACTTTCCCAGACCAAATTTAATAGTTTTACACtgattttataaaaatacagcaaaacttGGCTGCTGTCTTGCAGTTagcaacaaacaaaatcaatagTTTGATGctcctgcagagaaaggaagttACACAGTGTATGGTCACCAGATTACAGGGAATTTAACCACATTTAATCTACCTAACATCATCTGGGATGGAAGGTCAAGtctgtttaaatttaaatcCTACGTTTAACCAttgtttaatgatttttttgaagTATAATTAAGTTGACCTTAAGCTTTTCAAATAAGTTACCGCTAACGTTAAAGTTAAATGTATTAGTCCAACTCAAAAGTTTACTGCTGAGTTCTCTGACTGCTTTATCATTTTGTATCTTCAAACAGATAACTGCAAACCCCACTCTGCCTCAAAAATTCTGAAGTACTTCTGTCTGAGCCAGAACTGAAATTACAATATTTGACTCCCCCTTGCCAACTGGTTCAACCTACAGTTTGCAGTTGCAACTGTGTCCTTTACATTTTCTACTAACAAGCACTTTTTCCTCAGTACTATCTTACCTCCCAAGAATTTCTGTAGCGTTCGCTTGCGTTCAACTTCTTCTCTTCTTGCCATTGGCCTCTTTCTTCCATAATACCCATAGTACCCATAGTCACTATATACAACTTCatcttgttctttctcctttggtTTGTAAACAACACCAATGTTTTCACCAAGCCTACTCCTAGTTTTTATCTTCTCTTGAGCAGGCCAGCTAATTAAGTGAGCCGGAAAAGCATTTTTCGGTGGCTTCCAAAGCATCCTTTGGCCAACTTGTCGGTACAGATTTCCTTTACTTGGCATCAAGATTCCATAGGGAGTAGCTTCTTGAAAGAAATACTCTATTTCATCCacatcatcttcatcctcctcatcctcttcatcttcatcctcctcttctaCTTGCACAGAGTATTCTTCTGAGTCCTCAATTTCTGACAAACTCTTGACAGCTTTTTTCTTgagagaatgtatttttttcagactagAAGATCTAGGAAGGACTCTCAGCTTTCTGCCTTTACTGGAAGTTTCTTTAATCTTCATGGTTGAAGAGTTTTTGACATCTTGGCCATCCAAACTGTTTATCTGCTCCCTTCCTACCACTTCATCTTCATTGAGGGACCCACcacttttaattttctctttctccaagCCCTCTGTACTTTTCTGGAAAGTATACGTGCTTTTCTGAAGCACATAGTCAGGTACAAAATAAGACACTGGGGCATTATCAATGGACGAGCCATCCTCTCTAGAGGACATGTCATCAGAAGAAAGACTAAGTACACTTTGACGTTTCCTTTGTGGCAAACACACGTCATAGTTGTAGTTTGCATCCATATTATCCAAACAAGCCAGCCAGCTGTTAGAGGGAACATACTTCTCAACTGATTCTTCACACCAAATACTTCTATCTGTTTGACTTTCATTGTTTGCACTGTGGCTTAGATTCagctttttctgctgaaaactcAAGTCACTCATTACCTCCATACTAGATGGAAGCAGTCCTGCTTGTTGAATAAAGCTAGACTCTTCTTGAGAAGCTTTTGAACCTGTGGATCTTTTAGAGCTAGATTTCTTAGCTACTAGCACATCCTGTCTTACTGCTGGTTGGTCTATGGTAACAGATCTTGCCAGTTCTGCTATTTGCATTGCCATGGCTTCACCTGGAGGGGATTTTGCCCGTTGACTTGTAGTCGCCTGCCTTTCTGCATCCAGTTTCACTTCATTATCTTGGACATCTTTTTCTTGCATAGTTTCGACACTCTGTTTTGAAGagagaacagcttttctctCATCTATGTAAGTTCCTGGCACCAATTTCTCTCCTTCATGAGGGCCATATATCATTCCCTCACATGAACTAACTGAAAATACATCACGCTGCACCATATTCTCTGGGACTGGTTTACCACTTGCCACATCATACAAAGGAATAGTTTCTTTAAAGGACTTCCACAGTTGAATAGCTGGAGAGCCATTTCCATATTCTATTCTCACCTCTTCCTTCTCAAAGGCATAGCTTCCAGTAGGAAGATTTCTATACTGTGTAGAGCTGGAAGGACTATTATGAAACTCTCTGTCTACCACAATGGAAGATCCAGATAAATCTTGTTTCTCTGAAGTACTTTCAGTCTCTGTACCTATACCAGAAGAAACACAGGCCGTATTTCCTGCATCACAACCTTTCGTTTCTGTATGGGTATCTTGatgctttttttgcttgttttcaggCTGTCTAGGATCAGTCTGTGTTTCTTTagtctctgtttttctcccagggGAACTGTAGTGTCTAAATCGCGTTGCATGATAAAACATAGGAGAGGGTGGGGGAGCATTAAAATAAGGCCTTCTGTTAATTCTTGCATGCACTGGATGCTGTGGAACAAAAAATCCAGGGTACTCATGGAGTGCAACAGAATAAAGTGGAAAATATGGATGTCCACCCCGGAAGCCTAAtaattggaaatgaaaaaagaaataccttatttctgaaacaagtcTTTCTGATTAAGAATTGCTCGCACACACAGGGACTGCTATGAGATCAGACACACAGGCAATTAAAACGCTTCCAGATACTGAGAACTGGAGTAAGTCTTGTAGAGAAACCCAGAGAGTTCTGTATTACAGGACAGCTTATCTGGACAACTACACTTTAGAACAGAACTTGATTTTACTCCCTGAAACATGTGctattttgctgcctttttctttgtttgtttgcttgttgcCTTTCCCCTACTTTCATGCACTGTTCTATAGCATCATCTTTGCTAACAGAGCTCCAGATAGAAATTAACATAGACATAGTATTTACAAGATATATTATGATATTGTGGGTTCTCTTTAAAGTTTGTATTTATACATACCTATAGTGTATATGTATGGAGCTCATACaaacatattcattttttagTTATATTTAGAGCTCTGTATCCATAGGATAACACTCATTATCTTGTATAGTTCCTATTCTCCAGAAACAGATGCTTTTCAACACAGATAGGCCACACTTTACTAACGTTTTTGAAATTCAGTCTTTAACAAGGAAAACATTATATTAATTCCCCTTTAAACTCTCAGACAGCTTTTTAAACCCACATTCTTCTCCTCCACTCTAGGAGGAATTTACTACTTCAGATACTTCATTTACCTTACCTGGCGCAGGCACGCAGTATGGATTATACGTATGGCTAAGGTACCATGGATGTTGAAAAGGTTGTTGTGCTGTTGGCTGCGCATAGAAGAAGGGTCTCGAGTGGTTCGTGGAATACGATCCACTCTCTGAAGCAGATgcagtgttcatttttttttttttaaatgctgtaaaagGATAAGTGGCCTGGATTAatcacttgaaaacacacatgACTTGATGACTCTTAATGCTTTATCAGAATTCAGCAGACATTTCCTTCTTGTCTTTATTTCTAACCCAGTGAAACAATATACTCCTAAGAAGACTACCATCATCCACACAAAAGTTAGAAGACTATTGCTATCAAAGTTATTACTGTCAAAGACTCTAGTTGCCTTTTGATAAGCAAGCTTTTATATGCAATTTGTAGTATTAGTACCTGAAGTCAATTTCATATCACATTTTAAAGCCACAGTGACAAGGTAGTCTTACATGCATATATGTAGTGCTTTCATCAGTTCAAGGTTGCTTTTGGTCAATGGGTATTGAGCAAAAGatctcaagaaagaaaaaaaagagagcaatcAGGTTTTGTATTTCATGAAGAAAGCACTACTAGATGCTGTCACATATGCTGTATTTGAGATTACAGTAGAGTTACTGATTCAGActttttacattaaatataCACAATAACAGTAGTAGTTAACAAATAATTCAGTGACACCATGCTGCCTGGGCTTAAGTTCAggcagtaaaagaaagaagccaAGAAGAACTCTTATGCATAATCTCACATTCAGAGCCGTGCAAGACTCAGAAGATAGAACTCCCATATTTACATGTTTCCTGAGTTAAGAGATACATTCATACCAACCCATTCAAGAAGCATGACATTATCACACAGCTTAGAAACAGGAGTATAAGAATGCAGGGAGCAAGGAAGCTCAATGGGCTACACAGAAACAGACAACGACTCAACTATCTGTATTTACAGAACCAAAATACTGTGGAaatacagggggaaaaaaatttaagaaattctGACCTGTTATAAACTACCATACAACTCAAATCTAGAGTCTCAGAAAGCCCTCAGGACAATTGGAGCTCACTCCAGTTTCCATCCAGAACAGTTTGCCCCAGCTTCAAGCACCAAAAACCTACAACCTCTCTTCGCTCAATCAGGCCAAAGAGgcctaagaaaaaaagaaagtaaaaaaagagaaaagcccTACAAAAAGCCAAGCTACACCTCCTCCCCCACTAAAGCCCCTCAAAATTAATGTCCTTGCTGCTGCTACCTCCAGCCCAGCAAGACACTACCCTCCTCCTCAGCTCACCTCCTTTATGGGAGGCAGCTTCTCCTTGCCCACTCCCTCTTCCACCTGCAGCTCATTTTGCTGTGACGTGGGGCCTCTTCCATCCAATGGGAGGCAGAATCAAAACATGAGAATAGGAATAGCAGTAAAAGCCTTTATCCTGTAGGAAGAAACATGGTGGAAttgctcccatgactggaaTTCTGTAGTGGATGGCTATAAGCTCTTTAGAAGCaataggcaaggaaggagggggggGTGGTGTGTCTCTCTGTGCTAGAAAGGGTTTGAATATTGTTGCTCTCAGGGCTGGAAATGATAAGGCTGAGTCTCTATGGGTAAGGATCAAGGGGAAGGCCAACAGGGCTGAtcatcctggtgggggtcttTTACAGACTGCATAAaacaggatgaagagacagatgaagtGTCCTatgagcagcaggaagaagttGTGCCAGTGCTTGTTCTTAGGGGAGACTTCAGCTTCCCTGATATACACTGGAAATATAATACAGCGCAGAAGAAGTACTCTAGGAGATTTCTAGAATGTGTGGAAGACAACTTCCTGATGCTGCTGAtaagagagcctaccaggggaggtgccctgctagacctgctgttcacaaacagggAAGGACTGGTGGGACATGTAAAAGACAGGAGCTGTCCTGGCCAGAGTGACCAAGAAACAGTAGTGTTCTctattcttggtgaagtcaggagtgGGGgaagcaaaactgctaccttggacttccagagggcagacttGAAACTACTCAGGACAGTGGTGGGGAGAATCCCTTGGCAGTCTGTTCTGAAGGGTAAagggtccaggaaggctggctgctcctcaggaaggaagtcttaaaggtgcaggagcaggctgtctgCCTGTGCTGTAACATGAGCCAGAGGGGAAGAAGACcagtgtggatgaacagggaacaCTttctgaggctccaggagaaaaagagagtctgcctcctgtggaagaaggggcaggcaactcggggagagtacaaagaagttgttaggatatgcagggagaaaattagaaaggcaaaagccctgcttgaactcaacttggccacTGTagtaaaagacaacaaaaaaaaacgtTCTACAAATAGTttaagaggagggctaaggagaatctccatcctcCTCTGGCTGTGGTGGGGAATGTGACCAttgaggataaggaaaaggctgaggttctcaatgccttctttacatctgtctttaaaagtcagaccagttatcccTGGGGTACTCTACCTGGGTAGAGTATCTACAGGGGTACACAGACCTGGAAGTCTGTGATGGGAAGCGGAATTAACCCTCcacaattcaggtggaaacagttagagacctactattccacctggactgccaccagtccatggggccagatgggatccacccgAGGGTGCTGAGGGTGCTGGCACAGGTGActgccaagccactttccaccatctatcagtgTTTCTGGTCATCCAGATAggtcccagaggactggagacttgccagtgtgactcccatctacaagaagggtcgtaaggaggatccggggaagCACAGGCCtggcagcctgaccttggtgccaggaaaTGTTATGGAGtagatcatcttgagtgagatcacacagcataTGCGGGACAACTaagggatcaggcccagccagcatgggttcatgaaatgtttgaccaacctcatctcaTTCTATGACTGGGTGACcagcctggtggatgagggaaaggttGTTGACATAGTCTACCCTAGACTTTAGCAAAGCCTTTGGCACTGTCTCTCACAGTACTCTTCTGGGGCCCAGAGAGTGGAGGTGAATGCAGTTAAATGCAGCTGGTGatcagtcatgagtggtgttaTCCAGGGGTTGGTATTGAGGCtggtcctgtttaatatctttattgatgacctggatgaggggattgagtgcaccctcagtaagtttgcagatgacaccaagctgggaggaagtgttgatctgcctgagggtaggaaggcccttcagagggatctggacaggctggattgctgaagttcagcaagaccaagtgctaggcgctgcactttggtcacaacccCAGGAGTGCTTctggcttggggcagagtggctggaagactgtgcagaggtAAAGAACTGGGGGTGCTGGTCAGCACGtgactgaacatgagccattagcgtgcccaggtggccaagaaggccaaaggaATCTTGGTTTGTATctgaaatagtgttgccagcaggagtagaAATGTGATagtccccctgtactcagctctggtgaggctgcacctcaagtactgagttcagttttgagccccttgctacaagaaagacatcgaaGCCCTgaagcgtgtccagagaaggccaacaaagcatgtccagagaagggcaacaaagctagtgaggggtttggagcacaagccttctgaggagtggctgagggagctgggattgtttagtctggagaaaaaggaggctcaggggaggccttattgctctctacaactacctgaaaggaggttgtggagaggtgggggttggcctcttctcccaggtagcagcgataggatgagagggaatggcttcaatTTGCGccagtggaggttcaggttggatattaagacAAACttatctgaaagagtggtcaggcactggaacgggctgcccaggaaggtggtggagtcaccatccctggaggcgttcaagaaatgtgtagacgtggtactaaggaacatggtttagtggggaaatattggtggtgggtggatggttgcactagatgatctcagaggtctttttcaaccttaattattctatgattataaGAAAGCTAGTGGTCTCATCTGGCAGGCATTTAACCTCCATCCCTAAGTCACTTCAATATACCTCAGTCGTAACATTGgaaatttaattaagaaaaatgcatgctGAAGGGAAGTATTACTAACTTTCCAGTTAAAACTACTGTTagagttttttggttttttttttaaggggggggggaaggcagAAATCACAAGACAaaatttacattcttttttaaagtttatcACCTGCTTGGTATTGACTAAAGGGAGCAATGATCTTCCATGTTAATACAGCTAAGTGGACTGACAAATGTAGCGTTCTTTCTGTGCGAGTGAGGGAAGCATTTATTCCCATAATATACTCTACCATATACAATGgaaatttattaaattttgGTTATAACTTGACCCTGTCCTGGGCCTTAGAGGAGATGTAATCAGCATAACTCCACACAGGGTCCCATCTCTGAAGGACAGAGCATGGCAGTTGCCACCGCTGCTGGGAGATGGAGTGGCAGGTGGGAGCACAGGGAGCATGCTGCGCACGTGGTGAGTGGCTGGAGGCAAACAGAGATGTGACTGCTTGGAGGGAGCTTGTGTTTTTAAGCAGGGAAACTTCTGTCGCTTTATTTCTGTACTATTCAGATTAAGCTTGCGCATTTGTCGTACGATGTGAACTACGAAATGGGCTCTGTCTGGGAAGGATGACTGATCTCACTGCACACACATCTCACCAAGCACATCGTGCAGTTCCTCTGACAGAGGCTCTCATGTGCTGTCGGCCGCCTGTGTGTCTTACTGTGTGTCTGGCATGCTTGGAATTCCCAGCTCCTTCATTCACCACAAAAAGCTTTCACCCCTAAATGGAAATTTCCAGCCTTCCTTTTGGTGGGTAAAGGCTGTGAAGCACAAACGGACccaaatggaaataaatccaTAGATGCTCTCTGGTTTCCAAAATATTGTCTGTCAGgatatgtttttctctcttggaTCACACGTCAGCCCtcgccgctgctgctgctcccggGCCCAGGCTGACGGCCTGGCCGTTCGCTCAAGGCGGCCCCACCTGGCCGCGGCACTCTGGGATGGCGAGGTGGACGCGGCTCCTTTCCGTCGGCCGTTCACGCCACAGCGCTCCCGCCTGCGCTGAGCAGCTGCGTCCAGCAGGGGGAGCCGCCGTACGCTCGCGCTGGGGCCGGCACGCATGCGCGCTCACTCATCCCGGGACACTTCTCCCGCCCCGCCCGCTACGCGCCTGCGCCATCGGCAGCGGAAGCGCTGGGGCGGCCGTGGTTGCCTTGGTGCGCGGGCGCTTGCGTAGGCAGGGGAAGCTCAGAGGAGTGGAACAGGAAATGGGGGCGGGCCGGGACGCCGGACTTGGCGCGCGTGGGGCTCTTCCCCCCCCGCCTCGCAGCTCTGGGCATGCGCAGGGGCGGCCGCGCGCGGCGCGTCCTAACGGCCGCCGAGCGGCGGtgatgctgtggggctgaggagcGGGCGGCGGAGGGCAGCGCGCCTGCGCGCCGGGTGGCCGCCGCCTCCGCAGCCCGGGCGAGACCGGATCCTCCGCCTCCGCTTCTCAGGCCCACTCGCCGCCCGCGCTCGGGACGCTGAGGCAGATGAGGACG
This genomic interval carries:
- the LOC110393692 gene encoding uncharacterized protein LOC110393692, which encodes MNTASASESGSYSTNHSRPFFYAQPTAQQPFQHPWYLSHTYNPYCVPAPGFRGGHPYFPLYSVALHEYPGFFVPQHPVHARINRRPYFNAPPPSPMFYHATRFRHYSSPGRKTETKETQTDPRQPENKQKKHQDTHTETKGCDAGNTACVSSGIGTETESTSEKQDLSGSSIVVDREFHNSPSSSTQYRNLPTGSYAFEKEEVRIEYGNGSPAIQLWKSFKETIPLYDVASGKPVPENMVQRDVFSVSSCEGMIYGPHEGEKLVPGTYIDERKAVLSSKQSVETMQEKDVQDNEVKLDAERQATTSQRAKSPPGEAMAMQIAELARSVTIDQPAVRQDVLVAKKSSSKRSTGSKASQEESSFIQQAGLLPSSMEVMSDLSFQQKKLNLSHSANNESQTDRSIWCEESVEKYVPSNSWLACLDNMDANYNYDVCLPQRKRQSVLSLSSDDMSSREDGSSIDNAPVSYFVPDYVLQKSTYTFQKSTEGLEKEKIKSGGSLNEDEVVGREQINSLDGQDVKNSSTMKIKETSSKGRKLRVLPRSSSLKKIHSLKKKAVKSLSEIEDSEEYSVQVEEEDEDEEDEEDEDDVDEIEYFFQEATPYGILMPSKGNLYRQVGQRMLWKPPKNAFPAHLISWPAQEKIKTRSRLGENIGVVYKPKEKEQDEVVYSDYGYYGYYGRKRPMARREEVERKRTLQKFLGGRLTESMGIPPEEYWIRSGAKPKFTGQIRGSLSPQAKSKEQGCPPLVKPKKRIGKPPLKRRDTRCEVEEVEVWEMPKRSVRKGHGARKSLYKRR